The following are from one region of the Melaminivora suipulveris genome:
- the era gene encoding GTPase Era, which translates to MLAAARPGAGAMAASDAAAAREGQRCGLIAIVGKPNVGKSTLMNALVGQKISITSRKAQTTRHRITGIRTRADTQFVFVDTPGFQTRHGTALNKSLNKAVLGAIGDVDVILFVVEAGSFTLQDAKVLSLLKPDIPVLLVANKLDTVHRRAEIAPWLKSMQERHPFAEFVPMSAKNKGDIERLLDIARKYLPEQSWWYAEDELTDRSEKFLASETVREKLFRFTGDELPYTSTVVIDKFDEEPSKAHKRFMRIAATIVVERDGHKAMVIGEGGERLKRISTEARQELEKLLDAKVFLEVWVKVRSGWADDEARVRSFGYE; encoded by the coding sequence ATGCTCGCCGCCGCGCGCCCCGGCGCCGGTGCCATGGCGGCCAGCGACGCGGCAGCCGCGCGCGAAGGCCAGCGCTGCGGCCTGATCGCCATCGTCGGCAAGCCCAACGTGGGCAAGTCCACGCTGATGAACGCGCTGGTCGGCCAGAAGATCAGCATCACCTCGCGCAAGGCGCAGACCACGCGCCACCGCATTACCGGCATCCGCACGCGCGCGGACACGCAGTTCGTCTTCGTCGACACGCCGGGCTTCCAGACGCGGCACGGCACGGCGCTGAACAAATCGCTGAACAAGGCCGTCCTGGGCGCCATCGGCGATGTCGACGTGATCCTGTTCGTGGTCGAGGCCGGCAGCTTCACGCTGCAGGATGCCAAGGTGCTGTCGCTGCTCAAGCCGGACATCCCCGTGCTGCTGGTGGCCAACAAGCTCGACACCGTGCACCGCCGCGCCGAGATCGCGCCGTGGCTCAAGAGCATGCAGGAGCGCCACCCGTTCGCCGAGTTCGTGCCCATGTCGGCCAAAAACAAGGGCGATATCGAGCGCCTGCTGGACATCGCCCGGAAATACCTGCCCGAGCAATCCTGGTGGTATGCCGAGGACGAGCTCACCGACCGCAGCGAGAAGTTTCTGGCCAGCGAGACGGTGCGCGAGAAGCTGTTTCGTTTTACCGGAGACGAGCTGCCCTACACCTCGACAGTCGTCATCGACAAATTCGACGAGGAGCCCAGCAAGGCGCACAAACGCTTCATGCGCATCGCCGCGACCATCGTGGTGGAGCGCGACGGGCACAAGGCCATGGTCATCGGCGAAGGCGGCGAGCGCCTGAAACGCATCAGCACCGAGGCGCGTCAGGAACTGGAAAAACTGCTGGACGCCAAGGTCTTCCTGGAGGTCTGGGTCAAGGTGCGCTCGGGCTGGGCCGACGACGAGGCGCGCGTGCGCTCGTTCGGCTATGAGTGA
- the rnc gene encoding ribonuclease III: MHPNLSALQQRLQHQFSDPQLLQRAVTHRSYSGEHNERLEFLGDSVLNLAVSSLLFTRLRELPEGELSRIRAHLVRQESLHPIAVRLQLPEVLRLGEGETKSGGKQRPSILADALEAVIGAAYLDAGYDAAQALVHRLYEGVELSARLRAEAKDAKTALQEWLQGRKLRLPLYRVVDTTGAAHAQVFHVECEVPEKALRAHGKGGSRRAAEQAAATAMLAQLNHGSRA; this comes from the coding sequence GTGCATCCAAACCTCTCGGCGCTGCAGCAGCGCCTGCAGCACCAGTTTTCCGACCCACAGCTCCTGCAGCGCGCCGTCACGCACCGCAGCTACAGCGGCGAGCACAACGAGCGCCTGGAGTTTCTGGGCGATTCGGTGCTGAACCTGGCCGTCTCCAGCCTGCTGTTCACGCGGCTGCGCGAGCTGCCCGAAGGCGAGCTGTCGCGCATCCGCGCGCACCTGGTGCGCCAGGAGTCGCTGCACCCCATCGCCGTGCGCCTGCAGCTGCCCGAGGTGCTGCGGCTGGGCGAGGGTGAGACCAAATCCGGCGGCAAGCAGCGCCCGTCCATCCTGGCTGACGCGCTGGAGGCGGTCATCGGCGCCGCCTACCTGGATGCCGGCTACGACGCCGCGCAGGCGCTGGTGCACCGGCTGTACGAAGGCGTCGAGCTCAGCGCGCGCCTGCGCGCCGAAGCCAAGGACGCCAAGACCGCATTGCAGGAATGGTTGCAGGGCCGCAAGCTCAGGCTGCCCCTGTACCGTGTTGTCGATACCACGGGTGCGGCGCACGCGCAGGTGTTCCACGTCGAATGCGAAGTGCCCGAGAAGGCCCTGCGCGCGCACGGCAAGGGCGGTTCGCGCCGCGCCGCCGAGCAGGCCGCCGCCACCGCCATGCTGGCGCAACTCAACCACGGAAGCCGCGCATGA
- a CDS encoding DUF4845 domain-containing protein, which produces MALQRTAARSRQRGLSFIGVVFIGVLAVALFAIGGKSVPIFIEYFAIKKAAIKAARDGSTVPEIRASFDRAAAIDNIESIAGKDLEISKRNEKVVVSYSYEREIHLAGPAYLVYRFQDSTN; this is translated from the coding sequence ATGGCATTGCAACGCACCGCAGCCCGCTCGCGCCAACGCGGGCTGTCCTTTATCGGCGTGGTGTTCATCGGCGTGCTGGCGGTGGCGCTGTTCGCCATCGGCGGCAAGTCCGTGCCCATCTTCATCGAGTACTTCGCCATCAAGAAGGCGGCCATCAAAGCCGCGCGCGACGGCTCCACCGTGCCCGAGATCCGCGCCTCGTTCGACCGCGCCGCAGCCATCGACAACATCGAATCCATCGCCGGCAAGGACCTGGAGATCTCCAAGCGCAACGAGAAAGTGGTTGTGTCGTACAGCTACGAGCGCGAAATCCACCTGGCCGGCCCGGCCTACCTGGTCTACCGGTTCCAGGACTCCACGAACTGA
- the lepB gene encoding signal peptidase I, with product MQAMQYITAAILAAFVGYVGAWYTGAIEGNFALLLFMATVVTGAYWLGERLVFLPRRRRAAQALQDAAAQRRAELDRMGIQKVDGDIQEAQGRILMQPWWLDWTAGLFPVIAIVFLLRSFLFEPFKIPSGSMIPTLLVGDLILVNKFTYGIRLPVINKKITDGTPVRRGDVMVFRYPPQPSMDYIKRVVGIPGDEVAYLNKRLTINGQPVPTTALPDYFDQDAMRYFKQFEEQLGDKRHRVIVNTDAPAFVQGASNFQGRDQCRYSVEGVACTVPQGHYFLMGDNRDNSLDSRYWGFVPDENIVGRAFFVWMNFGNFKRIGSFN from the coding sequence ATGCAAGCCATGCAATACATCACGGCCGCCATCCTGGCGGCCTTCGTCGGCTACGTCGGCGCCTGGTATACCGGCGCCATCGAGGGCAACTTCGCGCTGCTGCTGTTCATGGCCACGGTGGTCACGGGAGCCTACTGGCTGGGCGAGCGCCTGGTCTTCCTGCCCCGGCGTCGGCGCGCCGCGCAGGCGCTGCAGGACGCCGCCGCCCAGCGCCGCGCCGAACTGGACCGCATGGGCATCCAGAAGGTCGATGGCGATATTCAGGAAGCCCAGGGCCGCATCCTCATGCAGCCGTGGTGGCTGGACTGGACGGCGGGGCTGTTTCCGGTCATCGCCATCGTCTTCCTGTTGCGCTCGTTTTTGTTCGAGCCCTTCAAGATCCCCTCGGGCTCGATGATCCCGACGCTGCTGGTGGGCGACCTGATCCTGGTCAACAAGTTCACCTATGGCATCCGGCTGCCGGTCATCAACAAGAAAATCACCGACGGCACGCCGGTCAGGCGCGGCGATGTGATGGTGTTTCGCTACCCGCCCCAGCCCAGCATGGACTACATCAAGCGCGTGGTCGGCATCCCCGGCGACGAGGTGGCCTACCTGAACAAGCGCCTGACGATCAACGGCCAGCCCGTGCCCACCACGGCGCTGCCGGACTACTTCGACCAGGACGCCATGCGCTACTTCAAGCAGTTCGAGGAGCAGCTCGGCGACAAGCGCCACCGCGTCATCGTCAACACCGACGCCCCGGCCTTCGTGCAGGGCGCGAGCAACTTCCAGGGCCGCGACCAGTGCCGCTACAGCGTCGAGGGCGTCGCCTGCACCGTGCCCCAGGGGCACTACTTTCTGATGGGCGACAACCGGGATAATTCGCTCGATTCGCGCTACTGGGGTTTTGTGCCCGACGAGAACATCGTTGGCCGCGCGTTCTTCGTGTGGATGAATTTCGGCAACTTCAAGCGCATCGGCTCGTTCAACTGA
- the lepA gene encoding translation elongation factor 4: MNHIRNFSIIAHIDHGKSTLADRIIQRCGGLAERDMEAQVLDSMDIERERGITIKAQTAALQYTARDGQVYNLNLIDTPGHVDFSYEVSRSLSACEGALLVVDASQGVEAQTVANCYTALDLGVEVLPVLNKMDLPQADPDNAKAEIEDVIGIDASEAIAISAKTGMGIDDVLEQVVAKVPAPRGNPQAPLRAMIIDSWFDAYVGVVMLVRVVDGELKKGERFKMMATGAVYDANNLGVFTPAQQSRDALKAGEVGYIIAGIKELKAAKVGDTITLEKKLPNNLGPAGEALPGFKEIQPQVFAGLYPTEANQYDQLRDALEKLQLNDASLHFEPEVSQALGFGFRCGFLGLLHMEIVQERLEREFDMDLITTAPSVVYEVVKGDGEVIQVENPSKMPEQGRIQEVREPIVVVHLYMPQDYVGPVMTLANQKRGVQLNMQYHGRQVMLTYELPLGEIVLDFFDKLKSVSRGYASMDYEFKENRPSDVVKVDILLNGEKVDALSIIVHRTQAQYRGRAVAAKMREIISRQQFDVAIQAAIGANIIARETIKALRKNVLAKCYGGDVSRKRKLLEKQKAGKKRMKQIGSVEVPQEAFLAILQVEE, translated from the coding sequence ATGAACCACATCAGAAATTTCTCGATCATTGCGCACATTGACCACGGCAAGTCCACGCTGGCCGACCGCATCATCCAGCGCTGCGGGGGGCTGGCCGAGCGCGACATGGAAGCGCAGGTGCTGGACTCCATGGATATCGAGCGCGAGCGTGGGATAACCATCAAGGCGCAGACTGCGGCGCTGCAATACACGGCGCGCGATGGGCAGGTCTACAACCTGAACCTGATCGACACCCCCGGTCACGTCGACTTCTCGTATGAAGTGTCGCGTTCGCTGTCGGCATGCGAGGGCGCGCTGCTGGTGGTCGACGCGAGCCAGGGCGTCGAGGCGCAGACGGTGGCCAACTGCTACACCGCGCTGGACCTGGGCGTGGAAGTGTTGCCGGTGCTCAACAAGATGGACCTGCCGCAGGCCGACCCCGACAACGCCAAGGCGGAGATCGAGGACGTGATCGGCATCGACGCCAGCGAAGCCATCGCCATCTCCGCCAAGACCGGCATGGGCATCGACGACGTGCTCGAGCAGGTCGTCGCCAAGGTGCCCGCGCCACGCGGCAACCCACAGGCGCCGCTGCGCGCCATGATCATCGACAGCTGGTTCGACGCCTACGTCGGCGTGGTCATGCTGGTGCGCGTGGTCGATGGCGAGCTGAAAAAAGGCGAGCGCTTCAAGATGATGGCCACCGGCGCCGTCTACGATGCCAACAACCTGGGCGTGTTCACCCCGGCGCAGCAATCGCGCGATGCGCTCAAGGCCGGCGAGGTCGGCTACATCATCGCCGGCATCAAGGAATTGAAAGCCGCCAAGGTGGGCGACACCATCACACTGGAAAAAAAGCTGCCCAACAACCTGGGCCCGGCAGGGGAAGCGCTTCCCGGCTTCAAGGAAATCCAGCCGCAGGTCTTCGCCGGGCTCTACCCGACCGAGGCCAACCAGTACGACCAGCTTCGCGACGCTTTGGAGAAGCTGCAGCTCAACGACGCGTCGCTGCACTTCGAGCCCGAGGTCAGCCAGGCGCTGGGCTTTGGCTTTCGCTGCGGCTTCCTGGGCCTTTTGCACATGGAGATCGTGCAGGAGCGCCTGGAGCGCGAGTTCGACATGGATCTCATCACCACCGCGCCCAGCGTGGTGTACGAAGTGGTCAAGGGCGACGGCGAGGTCATCCAGGTCGAGAACCCGTCGAAGATGCCCGAGCAGGGCCGCATCCAGGAAGTGCGCGAGCCCATCGTCGTGGTGCACCTGTACATGCCGCAGGACTACGTCGGCCCGGTCATGACGCTGGCCAACCAAAAGCGCGGCGTGCAGCTGAACATGCAATACCACGGCCGCCAGGTCATGCTGACGTACGAGCTGCCGCTGGGCGAGATCGTGCTGGACTTCTTCGACAAGCTCAAATCCGTCTCGCGCGGCTACGCCTCGATGGACTACGAGTTCAAGGAGAACCGGCCGTCCGACGTGGTCAAGGTGGACATCCTGCTCAACGGCGAGAAGGTGGACGCGCTGTCCATCATCGTCCACCGCACGCAGGCGCAATACCGTGGCCGCGCGGTGGCCGCGAAGATGCGCGAGATCATCAGCCGCCAGCAGTTCGACGTGGCCATCCAGGCGGCGATTGGCGCCAACATCATCGCCCGCGAGACCATCAAGGCGCTGCGCAAGAATGTGCTGGCCAAGTGCTACGGCGGCGACGTCTCGCGCAAGAGGAAGCTGCTGGAAAAGCAGAAGGCCGGCAAGAAGCGCATGAAGCAGATCGGCTCGGTCGAGGTGCCCCAGGAGGCCTTCCTGGCCATCCTGCAGGTCGAGGAATGA
- a CDS encoding DegQ family serine endoprotease, translating into MGFTGAAGLLATATPAHAQSVPAVRGLPDFTELVDQVGPSVVNIRTTERVTQRPSMGGMDEDMLEFFRRFGLPVPNVPRQGPQQAPQPQEQPRGVGSGFILSSDGFVMTNAHVVEGAEEVIVTLTDKREFKAKIIGADKRTDVAVVKIEATGLPAVKVGDVSRLKAGEWVMAIGSPFGLDNTVTAGIVSAKQRDTGDYLPFIQTDVAINPGNSGGPLINMRGEVVGINSQIYSRSGGFMGISFAIPIDEAIRVSEQLRTSGRVTRGRIGVQIEGVSKDVAESIGLGKSQGALVRGVEPGSPAEKAGIEAGDIITRYDGKAIERVADLPRLVGNTKPGTKANVTVFRRGATRDLNVTIAEVEPDEKAVARGPSGQGKDSSQPTTSAQQLGLVVADLTAAQEKELKIKGGVRVVSASDAAARAGLREGDVIVALANVEIRNAKDFEAAVAKADKSKPVSVLVRRGEWAQYALIRPSR; encoded by the coding sequence ATGGGCTTCACTGGAGCCGCCGGGCTGCTGGCCACGGCCACGCCAGCGCACGCGCAAAGCGTGCCCGCAGTGCGCGGCCTGCCCGACTTCACCGAGCTTGTCGACCAAGTCGGCCCTTCGGTGGTCAATATCCGCACGACCGAGCGCGTCACGCAGCGCCCGTCCATGGGCGGCATGGACGAAGACATGCTGGAGTTCTTCCGCCGCTTCGGCCTGCCCGTGCCCAACGTGCCGCGCCAGGGCCCGCAGCAGGCGCCCCAGCCGCAGGAGCAGCCGCGCGGCGTGGGTTCGGGCTTCATTCTGAGCAGCGACGGTTTCGTCATGACCAACGCCCACGTCGTCGAGGGCGCCGAGGAGGTCATCGTCACCCTGACCGACAAGCGCGAGTTCAAGGCCAAGATCATCGGCGCCGACAAGCGCACCGACGTGGCCGTGGTCAAGATCGAAGCCACGGGCCTGCCAGCGGTGAAGGTCGGCGACGTCAGCCGCCTGAAGGCCGGCGAGTGGGTCATGGCCATCGGCTCGCCCTTCGGGCTGGACAACACCGTCACCGCCGGCATCGTCAGCGCCAAGCAGCGCGACACGGGCGACTACCTGCCCTTCATCCAGACCGACGTGGCGATCAACCCCGGCAACTCGGGCGGCCCGCTGATCAACATGCGCGGCGAGGTGGTGGGCATCAACAGCCAGATCTATTCGCGCTCGGGCGGCTTCATGGGCATCTCGTTCGCCATCCCCATCGACGAGGCCATCCGCGTGAGCGAGCAGCTGCGCACCAGCGGCCGCGTGACGCGCGGACGCATCGGCGTGCAGATCGAGGGCGTCTCCAAGGACGTGGCCGAGTCCATCGGCCTGGGCAAGTCGCAAGGCGCGCTGGTGCGCGGAGTGGAGCCGGGCTCGCCGGCCGAGAAGGCTGGCATCGAGGCCGGCGACATCATCACGCGCTACGACGGCAAGGCCATCGAGCGCGTGGCCGACCTGCCGCGCCTGGTGGGCAACACCAAGCCGGGCACCAAGGCCAACGTCACCGTCTTCCGCCGCGGCGCGACGCGCGACCTGAACGTGACCATTGCCGAGGTCGAGCCCGACGAGAAGGCCGTGGCCCGTGGCCCGAGCGGGCAGGGCAAGGATAGCAGCCAGCCCACCACTTCGGCGCAGCAACTCGGCCTGGTGGTGGCCGATCTCACGGCCGCGCAGGAAAAGGAGCTCAAGATCAAGGGCGGCGTGCGTGTCGTCTCAGCCAGCGACGCCGCAGCGCGCGCCGGCCTGCGCGAAGGCGACGTCATCGTGGCCCTGGCCAACGTGGAGATCCGCAACGCCAAGGATTTTGAGGCGGCCGTCGCCAAGGCGGACAAGTCCAAGCCGGTCAGCGTGCTGGTGCGGCGTGGCGAATGGGCACAGTACGCGCTGATCCGCCCGTCGCGCTGA
- a CDS encoding sigma-E factor negative regulatory protein, with product MNDQDVMSRREQLSALADGELHEHEFSQAMGYAATDDGHACWQAWHLIGETLRSSQAPAAVGDAALLQRLRRQIAREQPAPRLSRATLQQVAPPLDAAEPAVRDPAANAQVLRWKLAAGFASLAAVAVLGWNAYVGLGQPAAPGAQLAAAPPVQHTPAQALVATGMAPSAGPQEAQAPQPIMIRDPRLDELLAAHRQLGNNTTALQMPAGFLRNATFAGRER from the coding sequence ATGAATGACCAGGATGTGATGAGCAGACGCGAGCAGCTTTCGGCCCTGGCCGATGGCGAGCTGCACGAGCACGAGTTTTCCCAGGCAATGGGTTACGCGGCGACCGATGACGGGCACGCCTGCTGGCAGGCCTGGCACCTGATTGGCGAGACCCTGCGCAGCAGCCAGGCGCCCGCGGCCGTGGGCGACGCCGCGCTGCTGCAGCGCCTGCGCAGGCAGATCGCCCGCGAGCAGCCCGCGCCGCGCCTGTCCCGCGCCACGCTGCAGCAGGTGGCGCCACCCCTGGATGCAGCCGAGCCGGCAGTGCGCGACCCGGCAGCCAACGCCCAGGTGCTGCGCTGGAAGCTCGCCGCCGGGTTCGCCTCCCTGGCCGCCGTGGCCGTGCTTGGCTGGAACGCCTACGTCGGCCTCGGCCAGCCGGCTGCGCCAGGCGCGCAGCTGGCGGCGGCGCCGCCCGTGCAGCACACGCCCGCGCAGGCACTGGTGGCCACCGGCATGGCGCCCAGTGCCGGGCCGCAAGAGGCGCAGGCGCCGCAGCCAATCATGATTCGCGATCCGCGACTGGACGAACTGCTGGCCGCGCATCGCCAGCTGGGCAACAACACCACGGCGCTGCAGATGCCTGCGGGCTTCCTGCGCAACGCCACTTTCGCCGGGCGCGAGCGCTGA
- a CDS encoding sigma-70 family RNA polymerase sigma factor, which translates to MTAPSPAPANPADTDLRLVERAVAGDHGAYELLVLKYQRRVERLVARMVRDVDLVPDITQETFLRAWRALHQFRGDAQFYTWLYRIAVNTAKKALLDLRRDPVITESALRGAAGDEGDETSVLDREQTSDETPETVLAAQEIAAAVNDAMAALPEELRQAVTLREIEGMSYDEIATAMDCPIGTVRSRIYRAREAISARIKPLLDKRSGKRW; encoded by the coding sequence ATGACCGCTCCTTCCCCCGCTCCTGCAAACCCCGCCGATACCGATCTGCGGCTGGTCGAGCGCGCGGTCGCGGGCGACCACGGCGCGTATGAGCTGCTGGTGCTCAAGTACCAGCGCCGCGTGGAGCGCCTGGTCGCGCGCATGGTGCGCGACGTGGATCTGGTGCCCGACATCACGCAGGAGACTTTTCTGCGCGCCTGGCGCGCCCTGCACCAGTTTCGCGGCGATGCGCAGTTCTATACCTGGCTGTACCGCATCGCCGTCAACACCGCCAAGAAGGCCTTGCTGGACCTGCGGCGCGATCCGGTCATCACCGAAAGCGCGCTGCGCGGCGCGGCCGGTGATGAGGGCGATGAAACTTCCGTGCTCGATCGCGAACAAACCAGCGACGAAACCCCGGAGACCGTGCTGGCCGCCCAGGAGATCGCCGCCGCCGTCAACGACGCGATGGCGGCGCTGCCAGAAGAGCTGCGCCAGGCCGTCACATTGCGGGAGATCGAGGGAATGAGCTATGACGAGATCGCCACCGCCATGGACTGTCCCATCGGGACCGTGCGCTCGCGCATCTACCGTGCGCGCGAGGCGATCTCGGCACGCATCAAGCCCTTGCTCGACAAACGCTCGGGCAAGCGCTGGTAG